In Bacillus sp. DX3.1, the following proteins share a genomic window:
- a CDS encoding ABC transporter permease — translation MKKRYLFIMLIVLSIASIFIGVKDIKPIDILHLDQEQVQIVFISRLPRLISIIVAGVSLSISGLIMQQLSRNKFVSPTTAGTMDSARLGVLVSLMLFTTASPLEKMFVAFVFALAGTFLFMQILKRIKFKDTIFIPLVGIMFGNIISSITTFFAYKYDLIQNISAWLQGDFSMVMKGRYEILYLSIPLVIIAFLYANRFTVAGMGEDFAANLGMNYNRVLNIGLIIVALISALVVLTVGMIPFLGLIIPNIVSIYRGDNLKNSLPHTALLGAVFVLACDIFGRIIIYPYEISIGLTVGVIGSGIFLYLLMRRNAYAA, via the coding sequence ATGAAAAAAAGATATTTGTTTATCATGCTTATTGTTTTATCAATTGCGTCTATTTTTATCGGTGTAAAAGATATAAAACCGATAGATATTTTGCACTTAGATCAAGAACAAGTGCAAATCGTATTTATCAGTAGGCTGCCACGCTTGATCAGCATTATTGTTGCAGGAGTGAGTTTGAGTATAAGTGGCTTAATTATGCAGCAGCTGAGCAGAAATAAATTTGTATCTCCGACAACTGCGGGGACGATGGATAGTGCGAGATTAGGAGTTTTAGTCTCATTGATGCTATTCACAACAGCGAGTCCGCTTGAAAAAATGTTTGTTGCATTTGTTTTTGCGTTAGCTGGCACATTTTTATTTATGCAAATTTTGAAGAGAATTAAGTTTAAGGATACGATTTTTATTCCACTTGTCGGGATTATGTTTGGGAATATTATCAGTTCTATTACGACATTCTTTGCTTATAAATACGACTTAATTCAAAACATTTCTGCATGGCTACAAGGAGACTTTTCAATGGTTATGAAAGGAAGATATGAGATTTTATACTTGAGCATTCCGCTTGTAATCATTGCATTTTTATATGCAAACAGATTTACAGTTGCCGGAATGGGAGAGGATTTTGCAGCGAACTTAGGGATGAATTACAATCGAGTGTTAAATATCGGCCTAATTATCGTTGCGTTAATCTCAGCATTGGTTGTCTTGACTGTCGGAATGATTCCATTTTTAGGACTTATTATCCCGAATATCGTTTCGATTTATCGCGGGGATAACTTAAAGAATAGTTTACCTCATACAGCCTTACTAGGGGCAGTTTTTGTCCTGGCTTGCGATATATTTGGACGTATCATTATTTATCCGTATGAGATTTCCATTGGCCTTACAGTCGGTGTCATTGGAAGCGGAATCTTCCTTTATTTATTGATGAGGAGAAACGCGTATGCAGCATAG
- a CDS encoding iron chelate uptake ABC transporter family permease subunit, with protein MQHRKHTSHKKMLAVLAVVTVIVIGIFLFINLNMNSLDYALPRRGKKLLAMVITGGAIAFSSMIFQTISNNRILTPSVIGLDSLYMFIQTFVVFVFGSKHITMMNTNVNFLISISLMVVFSMFLYRFLFKREGQNIYFLLLVGLIFGVLFQSLSSFMQVLIDPNEFQIIQGKMFASVNNVKTELLITSIIGIILVLAYVYKELKLLDVLSLGRDEAINLGVDYDKVVKKFLIVIAILVSISTALVGPITFLGLLVVNVARECLRTYQHKYLIVGSILISIIALVGGQLIVERVFEFNTTLSVIVNFVGGVYFIYLLLKESKSW; from the coding sequence ATGCAGCATAGAAAACATACAAGTCATAAAAAAATGTTGGCAGTGCTTGCCGTTGTAACAGTCATAGTCATTGGGATTTTCTTATTTATTAACTTAAATATGAATAGTTTAGATTATGCATTGCCAAGAAGAGGAAAGAAATTGTTGGCAATGGTCATAACTGGCGGAGCGATTGCTTTTTCGTCTATGATTTTTCAGACAATTAGCAATAACCGTATTTTAACACCGAGTGTAATTGGTTTAGATTCGCTCTATATGTTTATACAAACCTTTGTTGTATTTGTGTTTGGGTCGAAACATATAACGATGATGAATACGAATGTTAACTTTCTTATATCGATTAGTTTAATGGTTGTTTTTTCAATGTTCCTTTATAGATTTCTCTTTAAGAGAGAGGGACAAAACATTTACTTCCTACTGTTAGTTGGATTAATATTTGGGGTATTATTCCAAAGTTTATCATCCTTTATGCAAGTGCTTATTGATCCGAACGAGTTTCAAATTATACAAGGAAAAATGTTTGCGAGTGTAAATAATGTGAAGACGGAGTTACTGATTACTTCGATCATCGGCATTATATTGGTTCTCGCTTATGTGTATAAAGAGTTAAAACTGTTAGATGTTTTATCACTCGGAAGAGATGAAGCGATTAACTTAGGAGTTGATTATGATAAGGTCGTGAAAAAGTTTTTGATTGTTATCGCGATTCTTGTTTCGATTTCTACAGCGTTAGTTGGACCGATTACGTTTTTAGGATTACTTGTGGTGAATGTCGCGCGTGAATGTTTACGTACATACCAGCACAAATATTTAATAGTAGGCTCTATCCTAATAAGTATTATCGCTTTAGTAGGCGGGCAATTAATCGTTGAGAGGGTATTTGAGTTTAATACAACTTTAAGCGTTATTGTTAACTTTGTAGGTGGAGTGTACTTCATTTATCTTCTATTAAAGGAGAGCAAGTCATGGTAG
- a CDS encoding ABC transporter ATP-binding protein, which produces MVEVRNVSKQYGNKNVVEDVSIKIAKGKITSFIGPNGAGKSTVLSMISRLLKKDAGEIFIEDREISEWNSSELAKKISILKQTNHINLRLTIRELVSFGRFPYSQGNLSKEDWDHIEEAIRYMELEDIQHKYIDQLSGGQRQRAYIAMVIAQNTEYILLDEPLNNLDMKHSVQIMKVLRRLVEELGKTIVIVIHDINFASCYSDYIVALKDGKVMKEGATNEIIDPAVLKDIYDMDIHIEEIAGNNICIYFS; this is translated from the coding sequence ATGGTAGAAGTAAGAAATGTATCAAAGCAATATGGAAATAAAAATGTCGTCGAGGATGTCTCTATTAAAATAGCAAAAGGAAAAATCACATCTTTTATTGGGCCGAACGGAGCTGGGAAGAGTACAGTTCTGTCGATGATTAGCAGGCTATTAAAAAAGGATGCGGGTGAAATCTTTATTGAAGATAGGGAGATTAGTGAATGGAATAGCAGTGAACTTGCGAAAAAGATATCGATTTTGAAGCAAACAAATCATATTAATCTTAGACTTACGATTCGAGAATTAGTCAGCTTCGGAAGGTTTCCATATTCGCAAGGTAATCTGTCGAAAGAAGACTGGGACCATATTGAAGAGGCCATTCGTTATATGGAGCTAGAAGATATACAACATAAATATATCGACCAGCTTAGTGGTGGACAGAGGCAACGTGCTTATATTGCCATGGTCATTGCCCAAAATACAGAATACATTTTGTTAGATGAACCGCTTAACAACCTAGATATGAAGCACTCTGTTCAAATTATGAAGGTGCTGAGACGCTTAGTTGAAGAGCTTGGCAAAACGATTGTTATCGTAATTCATGATATCAATTTTGCCTCTTGTTACTCCGATTATATCGTTGCTTTGAAAGATGGAAAAGTAATGAAAGAAGGAGCAACAAATGAAATTATCGACCCAGCTGTTTTGAAAGACATATACGATATGGACATCCATATTGAAGAAATAGCGGGCAATAACATTTGTATTTATTTTTCATAA
- a CDS encoding siderophore ABC transporter substrate-binding protein codes for MKKLAMLLLTFMLAIVAVACSNNSSEKKEASATKKDEAEITIKHKLGETKVKKNPKKVVLFDFGSLDTLDKLGVEVTGVPQKSMPQYLSKYKDKKYTNVGGLKEPDFEKINEIQPDLIIISARQSDSYKEFSDIAPTIYVEQETKDYMKSFKDNTEMLAKIFGKEDKAKKEIAAVEKDVKALNEKATKNGKNGLIILANDGKVSAYGAGSRFGIIHDVFGVTPADKGIEASSHGQSISFEYILEKNPDYLFVIDRGAVVGGESSAKQVVENELVSKTNAAKNNNVVYLDANYWYLSGGGLESVSEMVKEVSKALK; via the coding sequence ATGAAGAAATTAGCAATGTTATTATTAACTTTCATGCTAGCTATCGTTGCTGTAGCATGTAGTAATAATTCTTCTGAAAAGAAGGAAGCAAGTGCAACAAAGAAAGATGAAGCAGAAATCACGATTAAGCATAAACTTGGGGAAACAAAAGTTAAGAAAAACCCTAAAAAAGTTGTGTTATTTGACTTCGGTTCATTAGATACATTAGATAAATTAGGTGTAGAAGTAACGGGCGTACCACAAAAGAGCATGCCTCAGTATCTTTCTAAATATAAAGATAAAAAATATACAAACGTTGGCGGCTTAAAAGAGCCAGACTTTGAAAAAATTAACGAAATCCAACCAGATTTAATCATTATTTCTGCAAGACAATCTGATTCTTATAAAGAATTCTCTGATATTGCTCCAACAATTTATGTAGAGCAAGAAACAAAAGATTACATGAAATCATTTAAAGACAACACAGAAATGTTAGCAAAAATCTTCGGTAAAGAAGATAAGGCGAAAAAAGAAATCGCAGCAGTTGAAAAAGATGTAAAAGCATTAAATGAAAAAGCAACGAAAAATGGTAAAAATGGTTTAATTATCTTAGCGAATGACGGTAAAGTAAGTGCATATGGTGCTGGTTCACGCTTCGGTATCATCCATGATGTATTTGGCGTAACTCCTGCAGATAAAGGTATCGAGGCATCTTCTCATGGTCAAAGTATTTCATTTGAATACATTCTTGAGAAAAACCCTGATTACTTATTCGTAATTGATAGAGGCGCTGTTGTTGGCGGAGAATCTTCTGCAAAACAAGTTGTTGAAAATGAACTTGTAAGCAAAACAAACGCTGCGAAAAACAATAACGTAGTTTACCTTGATGCAAACTACTGGTACCTATCTGGTGGCGGATTAGAGTCTGTTTCTGAAATGGTGAAAGAAGTATCTAAAGCCTTAAAATAA
- the thiM gene encoding hydroxyethylthiazole kinase, with translation MKIQEIAKVVEVVRESNPLVHNITNVVVTNFTANGLLALGASPVMAYAKEEVAEMASIAGALVLNMGTLRPEEVEAMMIAGKSANSHDVPVLFDPVGAGATSYRTEVARHIPSEVKLAMIRGNAAEIANVINEKWEIKGVDAGAGSGDVVGIARQAADEVDTVAVITGKEDIVTDGERTVIIRNGHPILTKVTGTGCLLTSVMGAFAAVEKDYVKAAVAALTFYGVAAEIAASKTVEQGPGSFQIEFLNQLANVTAADIEQYGNVEEVR, from the coding sequence ATGAAGATTCAAGAAATCGCAAAAGTAGTGGAAGTAGTGAGAGAGTCTAATCCACTTGTGCATAATATTACGAATGTTGTTGTGACAAACTTTACGGCTAACGGTTTACTTGCATTAGGAGCATCACCAGTGATGGCATATGCAAAAGAAGAAGTGGCGGAAATGGCTAGTATTGCGGGGGCACTTGTCTTAAATATGGGGACGCTTCGTCCAGAAGAAGTGGAAGCGATGATGATTGCCGGAAAATCAGCGAATTCACATGATGTACCTGTATTATTTGATCCAGTTGGCGCCGGGGCTACATCGTACCGAACAGAAGTAGCAAGACACATTCCAAGTGAAGTGAAATTAGCGATGATTCGCGGGAATGCAGCAGAAATTGCAAATGTTATTAATGAAAAGTGGGAAATTAAAGGTGTCGATGCAGGAGCTGGAAGTGGGGATGTTGTAGGGATTGCTAGGCAAGCAGCTGATGAGGTAGATACAGTCGCTGTGATTACCGGAAAAGAAGATATTGTAACAGATGGAGAGCGAACCGTTATCATTCGTAACGGTCATCCAATCTTAACGAAAGTAACAGGAACGGGCTGCTTATTAACATCTGTAATGGGGGCATTTGCAGCGGTTGAAAAAGATTATGTGAAGGCGGCAGTTGCAGCTTTAACGTTTTATGGCGTAGCAGCGGAAATTGCAGCAAGCAAAACAGTGGAGCAAGGGCCAGGAAGTTTCCAAATTGAATTTCTCAATCAGTTAGCAAATGTTACTGCAGCTGATATTGAACAATATGGAAATGTAGAAGAAGTTCGTTAA
- the thiE gene encoding thiamine phosphate synthase → MARINQQYISELLQVYFIMGSNNCRKDPLQVLKEALDGGVTLFQFREKGEGALTGEERVHFAKQLQSLCKEYKVPFIVNDDVELAIALDADGVHVGQDDEGITTVREKMGDKIVGVSAHTIEEARFAITNGADYLGVGPIFPTSTKEDAKAVQGTNGLHRFREAGIKIPIVGIGGITIENAASVVEAGADGVSIISAISLADSPYNSAKRLAEQVKK, encoded by the coding sequence ATGGCGCGTATTAATCAACAATATATATCCGAGTTGTTACAAGTGTATTTTATTATGGGGAGTAACAATTGCCGGAAAGATCCATTACAAGTATTGAAAGAAGCGCTCGATGGTGGAGTTACACTTTTTCAATTTCGTGAAAAGGGTGAAGGAGCTTTAACTGGAGAAGAACGGGTGCATTTTGCAAAGCAGTTACAGTCACTTTGCAAAGAGTATAAAGTTCCTTTTATCGTGAATGATGATGTAGAATTAGCAATTGCATTAGATGCAGATGGTGTGCATGTAGGGCAAGACGATGAAGGAATTACAACAGTTCGTGAAAAAATGGGAGATAAAATTGTTGGAGTATCTGCTCATACAATAGAAGAAGCACGTTTTGCAATTACAAATGGTGCAGACTATTTAGGCGTCGGACCGATTTTTCCAACGAGCACAAAAGAGGATGCAAAAGCAGTTCAAGGAACGAATGGTCTTCATCGTTTTAGAGAAGCGGGTATTAAGATACCGATTGTCGGCATTGGTGGAATTACAATTGAAAATGCCGCTTCAGTCGTTGAAGCAGGTGCAGATGGAGTATCGATTATTTCCGCAATTAGTTTAGCGGATTCTCCTTATAATAGTGCGAAGAGATTGGCTGAACAAGTGAAAAAATAA
- the ilvA gene encoding threonine ammonia-lyase — translation MISLQNIIAAHEKMKGIVHTTPLDYSSTFSELSHNEVYLKLENLQKTGSFKVRGSYNKMVSLNKGELENGVVAASAGNHAQGVAYSSNMLGIPCTIVMPKGAPLSKVLATKRYGAHVELQGDVFDDALAYALDLKEQTGAKFVHPFDDESVIAGQGTVGLEILQQLDNVDAVVCPVGGGGLIAGVAMAIKEQKPSVKIYGVQALACPSMKQSLQEKKVITVESTPTMADGIAVKRPGELTFQLVQRYVDDIFCVDEMEIARTMLMLLERNKLLVEGSGASSLAALLYQKIPVQEKKVVSILSGGNVDVNFIARIIEHGMVEAGRFVHIATTIKDKPGHLQHLLEIVTSFEANVLHIHLERIGTKVFPGYAQLHLSLETKDKNHIEEVLSGIEKKGYNVEIIE, via the coding sequence ATGATTTCGTTACAAAATATTATAGCCGCTCATGAAAAAATGAAAGGCATTGTACATACGACACCATTAGATTACTCAAGTACATTTAGCGAGTTATCACATAATGAAGTGTATTTGAAGCTTGAAAATCTACAAAAGACTGGTTCTTTTAAGGTGCGTGGTTCTTATAATAAAATGGTTTCTCTTAATAAAGGTGAATTGGAGAATGGTGTAGTTGCAGCATCGGCTGGGAATCATGCGCAAGGAGTAGCCTATTCTAGTAATATGCTCGGCATTCCTTGTACGATTGTGATGCCAAAAGGTGCTCCGCTTAGTAAAGTACTTGCGACAAAGCGATACGGTGCACATGTGGAGTTACAAGGTGATGTATTTGATGATGCATTAGCTTATGCACTAGACTTAAAAGAACAAACAGGAGCGAAGTTTGTTCACCCGTTTGATGACGAATCCGTGATTGCTGGGCAAGGGACAGTTGGATTAGAAATATTGCAGCAGTTAGATAATGTGGATGCTGTTGTTTGTCCCGTTGGAGGCGGAGGATTGATTGCAGGTGTTGCGATGGCTATTAAAGAACAAAAGCCATCAGTAAAAATATATGGTGTACAAGCACTTGCTTGTCCCAGCATGAAGCAATCTTTACAAGAAAAGAAAGTCATTACAGTGGAATCCACGCCTACTATGGCAGATGGTATTGCAGTGAAAAGACCAGGGGAGCTCACGTTTCAGCTTGTACAGCGTTACGTAGATGATATTTTTTGCGTAGATGAAATGGAAATTGCGAGAACGATGTTAATGCTACTTGAACGTAATAAGTTATTAGTAGAAGGATCTGGAGCTAGTTCGTTAGCGGCATTGCTGTATCAAAAAATTCCTGTTCAAGAGAAAAAGGTTGTTTCGATTTTAAGTGGCGGTAATGTCGATGTAAACTTTATTGCTCGTATTATTGAGCATGGAATGGTTGAAGCAGGGCGCTTTGTTCATATTGCAACAACGATTAAAGATAAACCAGGGCATCTACAGCATTTACTCGAAATTGTAACAAGTTTTGAAGCAAATGTACTGCATATTCATTTAGAGAGGATTGGAACAAAAGTGTTTCCAGGGTATGCACAGCTTCATTTATCGCTAGAAACGAAGGATAAAAATCATATTGAAGAAGTATTAAGTGGGATAGAAAAGAAAGGATATAATGTAGAAATTATTGAATAA
- a CDS encoding anaerobic C4-dicarboxylate transporter: protein MFWLQFITLLLCIFIGARLGGVGLGVMGGVGMAILVFVFHLQPTAPPIDVMLMILAVITAAGALQAAGGMDYLVHLAEKALRKNPKRITFFAPIVTYLFTLCAGTGHVAYSVLPVIAEVSRESGIRPERPMSIAVIASQQAITASPISAATVALLAMLADYKITLLDILKVSIPSTFIACMLAAFVASKMGKELNEDPEYLKRLKEGMIPKLEEKGKFTITKGAKLSVLLFLFATVFVVLLGSFEALRPGWMVDGKLVRLSMPYTIEMVMLTIAALIIIFCKPNVESIVSGNVFKAGATAVVAIFGIAWMGDTFFNGNLNIIQGSIQHLVTSAPWLFAIALFILSILLYSQAATVRALVPLGLSLGIPPALLIAMFPAVNGYFFIPNYGTIVAAINFDRTGTTRIGKYVLNHSFMIPGLVATFASIGIGMLLISIMF, encoded by the coding sequence ATGTTTTGGCTACAATTTATCACCTTACTACTCTGTATTTTTATCGGTGCACGTCTTGGTGGTGTTGGCCTAGGAGTAATGGGCGGTGTTGGTATGGCGATACTCGTATTCGTCTTCCATCTACAGCCTACAGCTCCCCCAATTGACGTTATGCTGATGATTTTAGCAGTCATTACAGCTGCTGGTGCACTGCAAGCTGCTGGTGGAATGGATTATCTTGTCCATCTTGCAGAAAAAGCACTTCGTAAAAATCCAAAGCGTATTACATTCTTCGCACCAATTGTGACATATTTATTTACATTATGCGCAGGGACTGGTCACGTTGCCTATTCCGTACTCCCTGTTATTGCAGAAGTATCACGCGAATCAGGAATTAGACCAGAACGTCCGATGTCGATTGCCGTAATCGCCTCACAGCAAGCAATTACAGCAAGTCCAATCTCTGCTGCAACCGTTGCACTTCTAGCAATGCTAGCTGATTATAAAATCACATTGCTAGACATTTTAAAAGTGAGTATTCCTTCTACATTTATTGCTTGTATGTTAGCAGCTTTCGTTGCAAGCAAAATGGGTAAAGAATTAAATGAAGATCCAGAATACTTAAAGCGTTTAAAAGAAGGTATGATTCCTAAACTCGAAGAAAAGGGAAAATTCACCATCACAAAAGGCGCAAAACTATCCGTTCTTCTTTTCTTATTCGCAACAGTTTTTGTTGTTCTTCTTGGTTCATTTGAAGCACTTCGTCCAGGCTGGATGGTAGATGGAAAATTGGTTCGTCTATCGATGCCTTACACAATTGAAATGGTCATGCTTACAATTGCTGCCCTTATTATTATCTTCTGTAAGCCAAATGTAGAAAGCATTGTGTCTGGCAACGTCTTTAAGGCTGGAGCTACAGCCGTTGTTGCAATTTTCGGTATCGCTTGGATGGGTGATACATTCTTCAATGGAAACTTAAATATCATTCAAGGATCGATTCAGCACTTAGTAACAAGCGCACCTTGGTTATTCGCCATCGCACTATTTATCTTATCTATTTTACTGTACAGTCAAGCTGCAACAGTACGTGCTTTAGTGCCACTCGGATTGTCACTCGGCATTCCACCTGCACTACTAATTGCAATGTTCCCAGCAGTAAATGGTTATTTCTTCATTCCAAACTACGGAACAATCGTTGCTGCCATTAACTTTGACCGTACAGGAACGACTCGTATTGGAAAATATGTTTTAAATCATAGCTTTATGATTCCCGGTCTTGTCGCAACATTCGCCTCTATTGGAATTGGTATGCTATTAATTTCAATCATGTTTTAA